A stretch of Drosophila gunungcola strain Sukarami chromosome 3L unlocalized genomic scaffold, Dgunungcola_SK_2 000002F, whole genome shotgun sequence DNA encodes these proteins:
- the LOC128257240 gene encoding LOW QUALITY PROTEIN: zinc finger RNA-binding protein (The sequence of the model RefSeq protein was modified relative to this genomic sequence to represent the inferred CDS: deleted 2 bases in 2 codons), producing MANNNYAGFNYGGTQYNTGQVSYPAVTNATYANAAAYQNAAVAAGQGGYGGAAGAGGGYGDYRSAMQSYDATKTFYQQSSASYNASGSTASVSKTHYSAPPVKNQVKGKMDKSNGGPKPPSSAPPSGSNYSGYDTALYNAASMYVAQQHQGNPNQKPNGGPNNWYQRKMGPTIPGAPALRGMRPKAPPRPQQLHYCEVCKISCAGPQTYREHLEGQKHKKREASLKMSASATSTTQNRGNNYHCELCDVTCTGTDAYAAHVRGAKHQKVVKLHQKLGKPIPSEEPKKMGKINFVPAAAGAGGSAGAASAVKTEGGSNDSDAAGDLDDNLEDSLGENTDNIKPVGGEYIEEVKDEEGKILSFNCKLCDCKFNDPNAKEMHMKGRRHRLQYKRKVQPDLVVDFKPTPRQRRLAEARANRAMMSSHRGGDDHEGNYWEEQRNRQYNEEYDYNNWMSRSFGGAQRFGRMGNGPPPHFGMMPGGNVRRPESSDDRHAIARHAEIYPKEEELQTIQRIVSHTERALKLVSDALAEQPSDAAAANKKDKADKPSEKDGRDNQIFSFHKDADNGGNVVRILKGVMRVGYLAKGLLLHGDNAVELVVLCAEKPTAGLLQRVANVLPDKLKEVAGDIQVNYRVEVNAEDAALIVLDEAVSVKITLTSPLLRDTNPGEVSTTEEGDGEGDAEFLAREPCLRALADLRHAKWFQARATGLQSCVMVIRILRDLCQRVASWQALPQWSLELLVEKVISSAGFPISPGDCMRRIMEALSSGFLINGPGLLDPCEKDPTDALLELTKQEREDLTVSAQLFLRYIAFRQIYKVLGMESLPAMKFPMRPWRVNRKRRRSSGKAGGTPGGETESNDIDETGSDEKVAKKEGA from the exons ATGGCCAATAACAACTACGCTGGGTTCAACTACGGCGGCACCCAGTACAATACGGGTCAGGTCTCGTACCCGGCAGTAACCAATGCCACCTACGCGAACGCTGCCGCCTATCAGAACGCCGCTGTGGCCGCCGGACAGGGGGGCTATGGCGGAGCAGCTGGGGCAGGTGGTGGCTACGGCGACTACCGGAGTGCCATGCAATCGTACGATGCCACCAAGACATTCTATCAGCAATCGTCGGCCAGCTACAACGCCTCCGGTTCGACAGCTTCGGTG AGCAAGACGCACTACTCGGCCCCGCCCGTCAAGAACCAGGTTAAGGGCAAGATGGACAAGTCCAATGGTGGACCAAAGCCGCCCAGCTCGGCTCCTCCGTCCGGC AGCAACTACAGCGGCTATGATACGGCCCTCTACAATGCAGCCAGCATGTACGTGGCCCAGCAGCATCAGGGCAATCCCAATCAGAAGCCAAATGGCGGACCCAATAACTGGTATCAGCGGAAGATGGGGCCCACTATTCCGGGGGCTCCTGCTCTGAGGGGTATGCGTCCGAAGGCGCCACCACGCCCCCAGCAGTTGCACTACTGCGAAGTGTGCAAGATATCGTGCGCCGGACCGCAGACCTATCGGGAGCATCTAGAGGGGCAGAAGCACAAGAAACGCGAGGCCTCGCTAAAGATGTCCGCGAGTGCCACCAGTACCACCCAGAACCGGGGCAACAACTACCACTGCGAGCTGTGCGATGTGACCTGCACAGGAACGGATGCTTACGCCGCCCATGTCCGCGGCGCCAAGCATCAGAAGGTGGTGAAACTGCATCAGAAGTTGGGCAAGCCAATTCCCTCGGAGGAGCCCAAGAAGATGGGCAAGATCAACTTTGTGCCCGCCGCTGCTGGGGCTGGCGGATCAGCAGGAGCTGCTAGCGCCGTCAAGACTGAGGGCGGCTCCAACGATAGCGATGCAGCCGGAGATCTCGATGATAACCTAGAAGATTCGCTGGGAGAGAACACAGACAACATTAAGCCGGTGGGCGGCGAGTATATCGAAGAGGTCAAGGACGAGGAGGGCAAGATACTGAGCTTCAACTGCAAGCTGTGCGACTGCAAGTTCAACGACCCCAATGCCAAAGAGATGCACATGAAGGGCCGCCGTCATCGCTTGCAGTACAAGCGGAAGGTGCAGCCCGATCTGGTGGTGGACTTCAAGCCAACTCCTCGTCAGCGGCGTCTGGCCGAGGCCCGTGCCAACCGGGCCATGATGTCTTCGCATCGTGGTGGTGACGACCACGAGGGCAACTACTGGGAGGAGCAGCGAAACCGGCAATACAACGAGGAATATGACTACAACAACTGGATGTCGCGCAGTTTCGGAG GTGCTCAGCGCTTTGGTCGCATGGGCAATGGACCGCCGCCACACTTTGGAATGATGCCCGGCGGCAATGTACGCCGACCGGAGAGCAGCGACGACCGCCACGCCATTGCGCGTCATGCCGAGATCTATCccaaggaggaggagctgcagaCAATCCAGCGCATCGTCTCGCACACCGAGCGTGCCCTTAAACTGGTCTCTGATGCCTTGGCCGAGCAGCCCAGCGATGCGGCAGCGGCCAATAAGAAGGACAAGGCCGACAAGCCATCGGAGAAGGATGGGCGCGACAACCAGATCTTCTCGTTCCACAAGGACGCCGACAATGGTGGCAATGTGGTGCGCATCCTGAAGGGAGTGATGCGCGTGGGCTACCTGGCCAAGGGGCTACTGCTTCACGGCGACAACGCCGTCGAGCTGGTCGTCCTCTGCGCTGAGAAGCCGACGGCTGGTCTCTTGCAGCGTGTGGCCAACGTGCTGCCCGACAAACTCAAGGAGGTGGCAG GCGACATTCAGGTCAACTATCGCGTTGAGGTCAACGCCGAGGATGCTGCATTGATTGTGCTGGACGAGGCTGTCTCGGTTAAGATTACCCTCACTTCGCCTTTGCTGCGCGACACCAATCCTGGAGAGGTTTCCACCACCGAAGAGGGTGATGGTGAAGGCGATGCCGAATTCTTGGCTCGTGAGCCCTGCCTGCGT GCCTTGGCTGACTTGCGCCACGCCAAGTGGTTCCAGGCTCGGGCCACTGGCCTGCAATCGTGCGTCATGGTCATTCGCATCCTCAGGGATCTGTGCCAGCGCGTGGCCTCCTGGCAGGCGCTGCCCCAGTGGTCCTTGGAACTGCTCGTGGAGAAGGTGATCTCGTCGGCTGGCTTCCCCATCTCACCCGGCGACTGCATGCGCCGGATTATGGAGGCCCTGTCGTCGGGCTTCTTGATCAACGGACCCGGCTTGCTGGATCCCTGCGAGAAGGACCCGACCGACGCTCTGCTCGAGTTGACCAAACAGGAACGCGAGGATCTCACTGTGTCGGCACAGCTCTTCCTGCGCTACATTGCCTTCCGCCAGATCTATAAGGTACTCGGCATGGAGTCGCTGCCGGCCATGAAGTTTCCCATGCGTCCGTGGCGCGTCAACCGCAAGCGGCGCAGGTCATCGGGCAAGGCAGGCGGCACCCCCGGCGGGGAGACCGAATCCAATGACATCGACGAGACCGGCTCCGACGAGAAGGTGGCCAAGAAGGAGGGCGCCTAG
- the LOC128257241 gene encoding MRN complex-interacting protein: MSQQIRVLQCIQCKMYQVDIVKKASKWECKICRQKQEMLREFFRGSGPECRAKVQQLNLDRGMQEEQLEENLFLTAQQQLEQKENSPQKQEITLAKKTTNKWANYVDENTDKSTAQPSKIKVEKHEDISLDFHTSKNKVPRSQKRPAENIPAVNKKSCSKWNDYI, encoded by the exons ATGTCCCAGCAAATTCGAGTTTTACAATGCATCCAATGCAAAATGTATCAG GTGGACATTGTGAAAAAGGCTAGCAAATGGGAATGTAAAATTTGCCGCCAAAAGCAGGAAATGCTCAGGGAGTTCTTTCGGGGATCAGGACCAGAATGCCGGGCCAAAGTTCAGCAACTAAACTTGGATCGTGGAATGCAGGAGGAACAACTGGAGGAGAATTTATTCCTAACAGCCCAACAGCAACTGGAGCAGAAGGAAAACAGCCCACAAAAACAGGAAATCACTTTGGCTAAGAAGACCACTAATAAATGGGCCAACTATGTGGATGAAAATACAGATAAATCTACAGCACAGCCTTCAAAAATCAAAGTTGAAAAGCATGAGGACATCTCTTTGGACTTTCATACATCCAAAAACAAAGTACCAAGATCTCAAAAACGTCCTGCGGAAAATATACCAGCAGTCAACAAGAAAAGTTGCTCAAAATGGAACGACTACATATAA
- the LOC128257388 gene encoding LOW QUALITY PROTEIN: integrator complex subunit 9 (The sequence of the model RefSeq protein was modified relative to this genomic sequence to represent the inferred CDS: inserted 1 base in 1 codon), with the protein MRLYCLSGDLAKPCYIITFKGLRIMLDCGLTEQTVLNFLPLPFVQSLKWSNLPNFVPSRDHDPQMDGELKDCCGRVFVDSTPEFNLPMDKMLDFSEVDVILISNYLNMLALPYITENTGFKGKVYATEPTLQIGRFFLEELVDYIEVSPKACTARLWKEKLHLLPSPLSEAFRAKKWRTIFSLKDVQGSLSKVTIMGYDEKLDILGAFIATPVSSGYCLGSSNWVLSTAHEKICYVSGSSTLTTHPRPINQSAXKHADVLIMTGLTQAPTVNPDTKLGELCMNVALTIRNNGSALIPCYPSGVVYDLFECLTQNLENAGLNNVPMFFISPVADSSLAYSNILAEWLSSAKQNKVYLPDDPFPHAFYLRNNKLKHYNHVFSEGFSKDFRQPCVVFCGHPSLRFGDAVHFIEMWGNNPNNSIIFTEPDFPYLQVLAPFQPLAMKAFYCPIDTSLNYQQANKLIKELKPNVLVIPEAYTKPHPSAPNLFIEQPDKKIITFKCGEIIRLPLKRKLDRIYITSELAQKISPREVAAGVTFSTLTGVLQVKDKVHCIQPCADTIKEETSSNTTAPTKEDVLKNVKYEYGSIDVEAVMKRLTQDGFSNIKLDRTGGALTLNLVNEDTVIKFEDNETHIICGGKPTTRLKLRDTIMKCLQSF; encoded by the exons ATGCGTTTG TACTGCCTGAGCGGGGACTTGGCCAAGCCATGTTACATCATTACCTTCAAGGGCCTGCGGATAATGCTGGACTGCGGTCTCACGGAGCAGACGGTGCTGAACTTCCTGCCGCTGCCCTTCGTCCAGTCCTTGAAGTGGTCCAACCTGCCCAACTTCGTGCCAAGCCGGGATCACGATCCTCAGATGGATGGCGAGCTGAAGGACTGCTGTGGCCGGGTGTTCGTGGACTCCACGCCGGAGTTCAATCTGCCCATGGACAAAATGTTGGACTTCAGTGAGGTGGATGTGATACTTATCTCGAATTATCTTAATATGCTGGCACTGCCGTACATCACGGAGAACACGGGCTTCAAGGGCAAAGTCTATGCCACGGAGCCAACGCTGCAGATCGGCCGGTTTTTCCTGGAGGAGCTGGTGGACTACATTGAGGTGTCGCCCAAGGCTTGCACGGCGCGACTGTGGAAAGAGAAGCTCCATTTGCTGCCCAGTCCCCTGAGCGAAGCCTTCCGGGCCAAGAAGTGGCGTACCATCTTCAGCCTCAAGGATGTCCAGGGCAGTCTGTCCAAGGTGACCATCATGGGCTACGACGAGAAGCTGGACATTCTGGGCGCCTTCATCGCCACTCCCGTGAGTTCTGGCTACTGCCTCGGCTCCAGCAACTGGGTGCTGAGCACGGCGCACGAGAAGATTTGCTACGTAAGCGGCTCCTCCACGCTGACCACGCATCCGCGTCCCATTAACCAGTCGG CTAAGCATGCCGATGTGCTCATCATGACCGGACTGACGCAGGCTCCCACTGTCAATCCGGACACCAAGCTGGGCGAGCTCTGCATGAATGTGGCATTGACAATCCGGAACAATGGATCCGCTTTGATTCCCTGTTATCCTTCCGGCGTTGTCTATGACCTCTTCGAGTGCCTCACACAGAATCTGGAAAATGCCGGCCTCAACAATGTACCCATGTTCTTCATTTCGCCGGTGGCTGATAGTTCTTTGGCCTATTCCAACATCCTGGCGGAGTGGCTCAGTTCGGCGAAGCAAAACAAAGTGTATCTTCCAGACGATCCATTCCCTCATGCCTTTTACCTGCGCAACAACAAGTTGAAGCACTATAACCATGTGTTTTCCGAGGGCTTTAGCAAGGACTTCCGACAG CCCTGCGTGGTCTTTTGTGGTCATCCAAGCCTGCGCTTTGGCGATGCCGTGCACTTTATTGAAATGTGGGGCAACAATCCCAATAACTCCATCATATTCACGGAGCCGGACTTCCCTTATTTGCAAGTGCTAGCGCCGTTCCAACCACTGGCTATGAAGGCATTTTACTGCCCTATCGATACCTCCCTGAATTATCAGCAGGCCAATAAGCTGATCAAGGAGTTGAAGCCAAACGTGCTGGTCATTCCGGAGGCGTACACAAAGCCACATCCCTCAGCCCCTAATCTGTTCATAGAACAGCCGGACAAGAAGATAATAACGTTCAAGTGCGGCGAGATTATACGATTGCCGCTTAAACGGAAGCTGGACCGCATCTACATCACCTCAGAGCTGGCCCAAAAGATATCGCCGCGGGAAGTGGCTGCCGGTGTGACTTTTTCCACGCTGACGGGCGTTCTGCAGGTTAAGGACAAGGTGCACTGCATCCAGCCATGCGCTGACACCATTAAAGAGGAGACCAGCTCGAATACCACTGCTCCGACAAAGGAAGATGTGCTGAAGAACGTAAAGTACGAGTATGGCAGCATTGATGTGGAGGCTGTGATGAAGCGATTGACGCAAGATGGCTTCTCCAACATCAAGTTGGATCGCACTGGTGGCGCTCTGACTCTGAATCTTGTCAACGAGGACACGGTCATCAAGTTTGAGGACAACGAGACGCACATCATATGCGGCGGAAAGCCAACCACTCGTCTTAAACTGAGGGACACCATCATGAAGTGCTTAcagagtttttaa
- the LOC128257387 gene encoding isoleucine--tRNA ligase, mitochondrial produces MFSTLPAVVTFYLFFFGYKMLRVLNFRFGNRLYSVKAAKKDVKKYTDTINLPKTKFPNRLTAATREEQERLVLEKKIAVSYQYQEQQLAEKGQPTFVLHDGPPYANGQLHMGHSVNKILKDITLRQRVAHGQQVNYIPGWDCHGLPIELKATSAASGQNALEIRQKSRAFALEAIQSQKEEFRSWGILANWQKDDIYMTFHPEFIVNQLQMFHNLYERGLVYRDLKPVYWSPSSKTALAEAELEYDPNHISPSVYVRFALNPNGLPLETKDKQIYALVWTTTPWTLPSNQAICYNASLEYVLVRLSDHYPNDLYLIASALLADFEANTQLKCEIVQHLSGNSLGKLSYKHPIDKEQSNLPFFEASHVQDSKGTGLVHTAPAHGPEDFLVSLTKKIPVKCLVNEEGIYTKEAPDFLRGQSVLDRGNPLVLEHIAKDVVHSAKLEHSYPIDWRTKQPVIIRASEQWFINTEKLKSSAADALERVEIYPRTNAETSKKALLTQLQKRPYWCISRQRAWGVPIPVLYSRLTGEVVINSALIEHLCNLLSQEGSIDFWWAKSVEEIVPHNILSELGYEAKDLVKGSDILDIWFDSGSTWSAVLKKDKVADLYLEGYDQFTGWFQSSLLMSIAARGCAPYKALFVHGFTVDEKGYKMSKSLGNVISPKQITKKYGTDALRWWVASHGTQHMSITVSDKLLQQAAENVSKVRGTLRYLKGVIGEKQSDEQLLLKTPDTSYLNRYLLSQLVEFESEVEKLYKAYEYNRVVACVQNFLANQVSAIYVHLIKDRLYCGDDQELFAIRQTLTHCYQQLCKSLWPIVPFLVEESWSYYDAKGGAFHKQSVRANPEWQDTKATELVNAALDVKRLINQQAGEVNTWHLAVTIKGRKESQLDLLQELHRSLGETLRNSELCEILQVGSVTLVQSDNQELDIAITTLQTTLCPRCRRFSLDENDENETCQRCSAIMNVKH; encoded by the exons ATGTTTTCCACTTTGCCGGCTGTTGTTACGTTTTATCTCTTCTTCTTCGGCTACAAAATGCTACGGGTTCTAAATTTTCGCTTTGGAAATCGCTTATATTCTGTGAAAGCTGCAAAAAAAGatgtgaaaaaatatacaGACACCATCAACCTGCCGAAGACCAAGTTTCCCAATCGTCTGACCGCAGCCACACGCGAAGAACAGGAGCGTCTGGTTCTGGAG AAGAAGATCGCCGTTTCGTATCAATACCAGGAGCAGCAACTGGCGGAGAAGGGACAACCCACCTTTGTGCTCCACGATGGACCTCCGTACGCCAATGGCCAACTGCACATGGGCCACTCGGTCAACAAGATCTTGAAGGACATCACTCTGCGCCAGCGGGTGGCACATGGTCAGCAGGTCAACTACATTCCCGGATGGGATTGTCATGGCCTGCCCATCGAACTGAAGGCCACCAGCGCTGCTTCGGGACAGAATGCTCTGGAAATCAGGCAGAAAT CTCGCGCTTTTGCCTTGGAGGCCATCCAATCGCAGAAGGAGGAGTTCAGAAGCTGGGGCATATTGGCCAACTGGCAGAAGGATGATATCTATATGACTTTCCATCCCGAGTTTATAGTCAACCAGTTGCAAATGTTTCACAATCTCTATGAGAGAGGACTTGTATATCGAGATTTGAAGCCTGTTTACTGGTCTCCTTCCTCCAA GACAGCCCTGGCGGAGGCGGAACTGGAATATGATCCCAACCACATTAGTCCTTCGGTATATGTGAGATTTGCTTTAAATCCCAATGGTTTACCCTTGGAAACCAAGGATAAACAGATTTATGCCCTCGTTTGGACTACAACTCCTTGGACGCTGCCCAGTAATCAAGCCATTTGCTACAATGCCTCTTTGGAGTACGTTTTGGTCAGATTGTCGGATCACTACCCGAACGACCTTTATCTCATAGCATCAGCACTCTTGGCAGACTTTGAGGCCAATACCCAGCTCAAGTGTGAGATAGTCCAGCATTTGAGTGGCAACTCATTGGGCAAACTTAGCTATAAACACCCAATAGACAAAGAACAGTCTAACCTGCCCTTCTTCGAGGCTAGTCATGTGCAGGATAGCAAGGGTACGGGCTTGGTGCACACGGCTCCTGCCCATGGACCCGAAGATTTTCTCGTTAGCCTGACCAAGAAAATACCCGTTAAATGCTTGGTAAATGAGGAGGGCATTTACACAAAGGAAGCCCCTGATTTTCTGCGCGGGCAATCGGTGCTGGACCGGGGAAATCCTCTTGTCTTAGAGCACATAGCAAAGGACGTGGTGCACTCCGCCAAGCTGGAACATTCCTATCCCATAGATTGGCGCACCAAGCAGCCTGTGATAATTCGTGCCAGCGAGCAGTGGTTCATCAATACAGAGAAGCTGAAGTCTTCAGCTGCTGACGCTCTGGAGCGTGTGGAAATCTATCCTCGAACAAATGCCGAGACCAGCAAGAAGGCATTGCTCACCCAGCTGCAAAAGCGACCGTACTGGTGCATCTCGAGACAGCGGGCGTGGGGTGTTCCCATTCCCGTTCTTTACAGTCGGCTGACTGGAGAAGTAGTAATTAATTCTGCTCTAATAGAACACCTCTGCAATCTTTTAAGCCAGGAGGGATCCATTGACTTCTGGTGGGCCAAGTCGGTGGAGGAAATTGTACCTCATAATATACTCAGTGAACTTGGCTACGAAGCCAAAGATCTCGTCAAGGGAAGTGACATATTGGACATCTGGTTCGACTCTGGCAGCACTTGGTCTGCTGTCCTGAAGAAGGATAAAGTAGCCGACTTGTATTTGGAGGGCTATGACCAATTCACCGGCTGGTTTCAGTCTTCCCTGCTAATGAGCATTGCTGCTCGAGGATGTGCGCCCTACAA GGCCCTTTTTGTACATGGATTCACGGTGGATGAGAAGGGCTACAAGATGTCCAAATCGTTGGGAAATGTCATTTCACCCAAGCAGATTACCAAAAAGTATGGAACAGACGCCCTGCGCTGGTGGGTGGCCTCCCATGGAACCCAGCACATGTCCATTACGGTCAGCGATAAGCTGCTGCAGCAGGCGGCTGAGAATGTGAGCAAGGTGCGCGGAACACTAAGGTATCTAAAGGGTGTCATTGGAGAGAAACAATCAGACGAGCAGCTTCTGCTTAAAACTCCTGACACGAGCTATTTAAACCGATATTTGCTAAGCCAGTTGGTTGAATTTGAATCTGAG GTGGAGAAGCTTTACAAAGCCTATGAGTACAATCGCGTAGTGGCCTGCGTTCAAAACTTCCTTGCCAATCAGGTGTCCGCCATTTATGTGCATCTAATCAAGGATCGTTTGTATTGCGGGGATGATCAGGAACTGTTTGCTATTCGTCAGACGCTTACCCATTGCTACCAACAACTCTGCAAGAGCTTGTGGCCCATTGTTCCTTTCCTGGTGGAGGAAAGCTGGAGCTATTACGATGCCAAGGGTGGAGCTTTTCATAAGCAGAGTGTTAGAGCTAACCCAGAATGGCAGGACACAAAAGCCACTGAGCTGGTAAACGCAGCACTTGATGTCAAACGTCTCATTAACCAGCAGGCTGGAGAGGTAAACACTTGGCACTTGGCTGTAACCATTAAAGGAAGGAAGGAAAGCCAGCTTGATCTGCTGCAAGAACTTCACCGCTCTCTTGGAGAAACTTTAAGAAATTCAGAGCTATGCGAGATACTGCAAGTGGGGTCTGTTACCCTCGTACAATCCGATAATCAGGAATTGGACATAGCCATAACTACTCTACAGACAACATTGTGTCCACGTTGTCGTCGATTTAGTTTGGACGAGAATGACGAAAACGAGACCTGTCAACGTTGCTCTGCGATAATGAATGTAAAGCATtaa
- the LOC128257637 gene encoding ATP synthase subunit beta, mitochondrial: protein MLVAWAKMATVCARFGLKINQANGGQSGRYLGNGVKFPIHARSFHASLALWDDKGKDKDKLSDECEPEPKDVCKADAELVKQKDECEDGESGGGKGKELESKGRKGVIHAVIGPVIDVYFEEEVPEVLNALKVLDSPIDNLVLEVFHHLGNNIVRCVAMDSTEGLRRGQRVVDTGYPIRVAVGKAVLGRILNVVGDPIDDRGEIKSDYYSFIHNEAPELTDLSVKPEILVTGIKVIDLLAPYVKGGKIGLFGGAGVGKTVLIMELINNIAKSHGGYSVFVGAGERTREGNDLYHEMIESKVISLEDDTSKVVLVFGQMNEPPGARSRVVLTGLTIAEYFRDVDGQDVLLFIDNIFRFTQAGSEVSALLGRIPSAVGYQPTLGTDMGTMQERITSTRNGSITSVQAVYVPADDLSDPAPAATFSHLDATTVLSRPIAELGIYPAVDPLDSSSRILDPDVVGEEHYNVARAVQKTLQAYKSLQDIIAILGMDELSEDDKLTVARARKMQRFLSQPFQVAEIFTGHPGKLVPVEKCVEGFKRLLNGEYDDIPEIAFYMVGDADEVLAKASQLAASMSGDEPKPPPKDKEGEAKKDEKDEKEAKPEEGKKEEPPKGEAKDDKPNDPEKKDK from the exons ATGTTGGTGGCATGGGCTAAAATGGCCACAG TGTGTGCAAGGTTTGGCCTGAAGATTAATCAGGCAAACGGTGGCCAAAGTGGAAGGTATTTGGGTAATGGTGTGAAATTTCCCATCCATGCCCGCTCCTTTCACGCATCTTTGGCGCTTTGGGATGACAAGGGAAAGGATAAGGACAAGTTGAGCGATGAATGCGAGCCCGAGCCGAAGGACGTCTGCAAGGCGGACGCAGAGCTGGTCAAGCAGAAGGATGAATGCGAGGATGGGGAGTCGGGCGGAGGAAAAGGCAAGGAGCTGGAGAGCAAGGGTCGCAAGGGTGTTATCCACGCCGTCATCGGTCCCGTCATCGATGTGTACTTCGAGGAGGAAGTTCCGGAGGTGCTCAATGCCCTCAAGGTGCTGGATTCTCCCATCGATAACCTGGTGTTGGAG GTTTTCCATCATCTGGGCAACAACATCGTCCGTTGCGTGGCCATGGACTCCACGGAGGGTCTGCGTCGTGGTCAGAGGGTCGTCGACACCGGCTACCCCATCCGTGTGGCGGTGGGCAAGGCCGTCCTGGGCCGCATCCTGAACGTGGTGGGCGATCCCATCGACGATCGCGGCGAGATCAAGTCGGATTACTACTCCTTTATCCACAACGAAGCCCCGGAGTTGACCGATCTGAGCGTGAAGCCGGAGATCCTGGTCACCGGCATCAAGGTTATTGATCTGCTGGCTCCGTACGTCAAGGGCGGCAAGATCGGTCTGTTCGGTGGCGCCGGAGTGGGCAAGACGGTGCTCATCATGGAGCTGATCAACAACATAGCCAAGTCCCATGGCGGCTACTCGGTGTTTGTGGGCGCAGGCGAGCGTACCCGTGAGGGCAATGATCTGTACCACGAGATGATTGAGTCGAAGGTGATCTCCCTGGAGGATGACACCTCGAAGGTGGTGCTGGTCTTTGGCCAGATGAACGAACCGCCGGGCGCTCGTTCCCGCGTGGTCCTCACCGGACTGACCATTGCCGAGTATTTCCGAGATGTTGACGGGCAGGATGTGCTGCTGTTTATAGACAACATTTTCCGTTTCACCCAGGCGGGATCGGAGGTGTCGGCTTTGCTCGGACGCATTCCCTCGGCGGTGGGCTATCAGCCGACTCTGGGCACGGACATGGGCACCATGCAGGAGCGGATCACCAGCACCCGTAATGGTTCCATCACCTCCGTTCAGGCTGTCTACGTGCCGGCCGATGATCTCAGTGATCCTGCTCCGGCGGCTACCTTCTCGCATTTGGATGCCACAACGGTGCTATCGCGTCCCATTGCTGAGCTGGGTATTTACCCGGCTGTGGACCCCTTGGACTCGTCGTCCCGCATCCTCGATCCCGATGTGGTGGGCGAAGAGCACTACAATGTGGCCCGAGCTGTTCAGAAGACCCTGCAGGCCTACAAGTCGCTGCAGGACATCATTGCCATCCTGGGAATGGATGAGCTGTCCGAGGACGATAAGTTGACGGTGGCCAGGGCACGCAAGATGCAGCGCTTCCTCTCGCAGCCGTTCCAAGTGGCCGAGATCTTCACCGGACATCCCGGCAAGCTGGTGCCCGTGGAGAAGTGTGTGGAGGGCTTTAAGCGGCTGCTAAATGGGGAATACGATGACATCCCGGAGATCGCCTTCTACATGGTAGGGGATGCGGACGAGGTCCTGGCCAAGGCCAGCCAACTGGCCGCCAGCATGTCGGGGGATGAGCCCAAGCCGCCGCCAAAGGACAAGGAGGGTGAGGCCAAGAAGGACGAAAAGGACGAAAAGGAGGCCAAGCCAGAAGAGGGCAAGAAGGAGGAGCCCCCTAAAGGGGAGGCCAAGGACGACAAGCCAAATGATCCGGAAAAGAAGGACAAGTGA